A genomic window from Candidatus Delongbacteria bacterium includes:
- a CDS encoding T9SS type A sorting domain-containing protein, which translates to MKILIFSLMLILSLVKAEDWIKQFPDPLTAEDLNSVYFVDSDTGFVVGENGVIGKTIDKGDSFDPIQSTVDEDLNDIEFYSSEIGYICGNDGIILKTTDGGNNWTRIVIGSSEDLLYISIDNTNIWFSGKNGTVYMIDQTNDQVFNRSPQNGSDLYFVKFKDGAGYAGGKNSNLFRSENNGLTWNLLLYDTSNALYPLYYSSHPVYYQNLIFSDILFNNDGSETLLLNYIEDSFMSGFILTSDNHGESWNIGEQDFSDPLTSFHFIDEMNGWMLAVDPSFYFGDKYDSKYYNPMLLKTTDGGVNWEIVVELEYIFSYSTPTKVFFTDSLNGCITNRDGAVLRTNDGGLTWTTQIDYIDSPFINIVANEQELMFSSDSKIYFSDDSGNNCELRFDINQTCTNIVFSEQYKYVFGADKFFKSDDNFENYDIYNLPPSTGGSRGVFFFDDNKVIVAGLHDIYKSFDGGENWESIYYNDDITIDRIKFDNENKAWLVEKTGNNKGKLFRTTNGGYDWEENTNFDFNMPNPSIYFKDNTVFVGPHYEEDWSSTYILKSIDNGLTWNPILMPSAVNCFNHDNIQFVDDNNGWISVSSDNFNPDLLKTTDGGETWEGINYTFTNTGDYLDILFIDENIGWVSYDKKLYKTTNGGGVKVEEETVCKSLKLLGNYPNPFNPTTTIKYEIPNSGIVSLIIYNSNGELVRSLNENAIRSGIHEYKFDGSNLSSGVYHYSINFEEKMMSGKIVLIK; encoded by the coding sequence ATGAAAATACTGATTTTTAGTCTTATGCTGATTTTATCTCTTGTTAAAGCTGAAGATTGGATAAAACAATTTCCGGATCCACTAACAGCTGAAGATTTGAACTCCGTTTATTTTGTTGATTCAGATACAGGCTTTGTTGTAGGAGAGAACGGTGTTATCGGAAAAACTATAGACAAAGGAGATTCATTTGATCCTATTCAATCAACTGTAGATGAAGATTTGAATGATATAGAATTTTACAGTTCTGAGATTGGTTATATTTGTGGGAACGATGGTATTATTCTTAAAACTACTGACGGTGGAAATAATTGGACAAGAATAGTTATTGGATCATCTGAGGATCTACTTTATATCTCTATCGATAATACAAATATTTGGTTCAGTGGTAAAAATGGTACGGTATATATGATTGATCAAACAAATGATCAGGTTTTTAATAGATCGCCCCAAAATGGCTCTGATCTATACTTTGTTAAGTTTAAAGATGGAGCTGGCTATGCTGGAGGGAAAAATAGTAACTTATTTAGATCTGAAAATAATGGATTAACTTGGAATTTATTACTATACGATACTTCCAATGCCCTTTACCCTCTTTATTATTCTTCACATCCAGTTTATTATCAAAATTTGATTTTTTCTGACATCCTTTTCAATAATGATGGTTCCGAAACTCTGCTATTGAACTACATTGAAGATAGTTTCATGAGTGGTTTTATTCTTACATCTGATAATCATGGTGAAAGTTGGAATATAGGTGAACAAGATTTTAGCGATCCTTTGACTTCATTTCATTTTATAGATGAAATGAATGGCTGGATGCTAGCAGTTGATCCTTCGTTTTATTTTGGCGATAAATATGATTCGAAATATTACAATCCAATGCTTCTGAAAACCACAGATGGTGGCGTTAATTGGGAAATTGTTGTGGAATTAGAATATATTTTCTCCTATTCTACACCTACAAAGGTTTTTTTTACAGATAGTTTAAATGGATGTATTACAAACAGGGATGGTGCTGTTCTCAGAACTAACGATGGAGGACTAACCTGGACTACACAAATTGATTATATTGACTCCCCTTTCATCAATATAGTTGCAAATGAACAAGAACTTATGTTCTCATCTGATTCAAAAATCTATTTTTCTGATGACAGTGGAAATAATTGTGAGCTAAGGTTTGATATAAATCAAACTTGTACTAACATCGTATTTAGTGAGCAGTATAAGTATGTTTTTGGAGCTGATAAATTTTTTAAATCTGATGACAATTTTGAAAACTATGATATTTACAATCTTCCTCCTAGTACTGGAGGCTCTAGAGGTGTTTTCTTTTTTGATGATAATAAAGTAATAGTTGCAGGATTACATGATATTTACAAATCATTTGATGGAGGAGAAAATTGGGAATCTATTTATTATAATGATGACATTACTATTGATAGAATCAAATTTGATAATGAAAATAAAGCCTGGTTGGTTGAAAAAACAGGGAACAACAAGGGCAAATTGTTTAGAACAACTAACGGAGGTTATGATTGGGAAGAGAATACTAATTTTGATTTCAATATGCCTAATCCTTCCATCTATTTCAAAGATAATACAGTTTTCGTTGGTCCTCATTATGAAGAAGACTGGTCGTCAACTTATATTTTGAAAAGTATTGATAATGGGTTAACATGGAATCCTATACTAATGCCAAGTGCTGTCAATTGTTTTAATCATGATAATATCCAATTTGTTGATGATAACAATGGTTGGATTTCTGTTTCTTCAGATAATTTTAATCCTGATTTGTTAAAAACTACTGATGGTGGTGAAACTTGGGAAGGAATTAACTATACTTTTACAAACACAGGTGATTATTTAGATATCTTGTTTATTGATGAAAATATTGGTTGGGTTTCTTATGATAAAAAGCTTTATAAAACTACAAATGGCGGAGGTGTTAAAGTTGAAGAAGAAACAGTCTGCAAAAGTTTAAAATTACTTGGAAATTATCCAAATCCTTTCAATCCTACAACTACTATTAAATATGAAATACCAAATAGCGGAATAGTTAGTTTAATAATTTATAATTCTAACGGAGAATTAGTAAGAAGCCTTAATGAGAATGCGATTAGATCTGGAATTCATGAGTACAAATTTGACGGATCAAATCTATCCAGCGGAGTTTATCATTATTCTATAAACTTCGAAGAAAAAATGATGTCAGGGAAAATTGTTTTGATTAAATAG